ttaGTTGGATCGAGACACTTGACTTTTCCTCGAAGATTAAAGAAGGGTTGTTAAATCATATTAATCCAGAGAGTTGTAATTCATCAAGAACATGTTGCAGATTTGTTTAAGGAAGTAAAGATAAACAAGGCTCCAGGTTTAGATGGTATTTGTGGACAAATATTACATTTCTGTGCAAACCAGCTTGGAGGCATTTTCTACCATTCTATAGTTCTGAAGAAAGCATCAACTCAGCATCTTAATGACTGTAGACCagtggccttaacatcgttggtcatgaaagtactGGAGACAATCATTAGAGTACTGATTCTAAATATCACTAACAAATGTCTTCACCCAGTACAATTTGTGTACCGAACCAAAAGAAATGTTGCCAAACTGTTTATCATCCATactttatattatataaatacctGGAGATACCAAATGCCCATGCGAGACTGCTGTTTATGTATCATATACTCTTTAGCTTTGTTGGtaggcattttttttataaacaaagtcCTGCACCTTTCAGTTGATGGGGACTAAGGTGTTGGAGACCACATTATCTCTAGTACAAATTTTTGGTGTGAGGGGATCCAAAGGAATGTGAAAGCAGCAAGTGTTTAGGCTTCTAGCCTTGGAAATTAGTGTTGTAGCAGTTCAGCTTTCCACATACTCTATTTGTTTTAGCACATACATTCACTGATAAAAAAGATGAACTTTCCTTTCAGTGACTCAGGTTCTGATGAAGAGCCAGATCATGACTATGCCAGACCAGACCAAGCTACCCCTGGTGTGCATCAGTCTGGAGAACTGGCACCAGAAAGAGATGGTGGTTTGGCTCCTGTGAGAGGAGATGTCAGTGTTTCACCTCAGACAGCATTATGCGCTCAACTACCACCTACCGATCGTATATCTCTATCTCCACCAAAGAGAGCCTCTTTCACTCAAGAAAACAAGTCCAAGCCAAAGAGGCAGCCACACTGGAAGTCTTCAAAAGAAAGTAAGGCATGCGCCAAGAGTGattgggggttgggggaagaGAGAGGCTCAAGGGTAGGAACAAAAAGCATCAAAATGTATGGTGCATATAGAAATAGAACAATGGCACAGCTTCAGATTTTAATCACCTCTGACATTTGTCCTTTTGCAGAATACTGGCTTTCATTTGTTTAATGCAGGATAGGATAGAAAtttgtgagggttttttttttgaagttcaAAATGGTTTGGATGATAATGCAGTCCTTCAAACTTGTACCTACATTTTCCCACTTCGTCTGAATCCTTGCTCTGCTATTATTCTGatgtctattttttatttatttaaaccaAGTAGGACTTAATAATTTCTACTAAAAGATACTTTGGATTCCAACAGTATGAATAATTCTAgaattttgtttgtagtttttttttaaatggcaccatgaattctacatttttttggtgtttgtaGCAGTTTCTGGAAAAGAGCACTGACCTTGCCTTAAATGGGTGGGAAAGTACAATTTAACAGACTTTTTCTCATGGATATGTATGCTTTTAGATTTCtgatattgttcacagttttaatttttttttagaatcaTCCAGTTCTAGTGATTCAAAGCCTCAAAAAAGGCAGAGAAGCCGGACATTTCGCCGAGCAGACACAAACGTGGTATCAGTGACCTTTGATGCATTAAAAACACCAGGCACAATGCATGCTGGTGAAGCTGCTAACTGCGCCAGATGTGAGGCTATTCTTTCACATATAAGCAAATTGGAGACAGATGGCTCAGAGAAGGTATGTTAAGGCAATGCTTTTGAATACTGATTTAAGCTTTATAGCACCACatcccagccaaagccaggctctctgcacattacaaacacaaaaacatggcACAGACAAAATTTCTGTGGTTCTCTGGGAAGTTAATCGGAATGCCAGGTCATTGTTCTTGAGACCAATATGCAGATCGGGAAGGCATTTGACTAGAGAAGAATAGATAATAAGCAGCCACATAGATTAAATCTATGCTAAATCCCTGTTTGCAATGCACTAAAAGCTTATCTTGgcacaaaattgttttgaaatgtgtttgGTTAAATTTATTATAAGAAGCTGTTTCCtaaaatgtgaatattttttttttcaaaataggaGTCCCTAATTATCATCTGGGGTATAGAAGGTCAAGAACTTATTTCCTATGATCTTGTGATATTACAGAGGTAGATTCACTGATCCGACAATGCCTCATTAGAAAATTCTTAAAGATCTTTCACTGCATGCAACCTCTAGTAACATTGAAAATTAGGATTTAGGTCAATCAGTTTGTGAttttctaacaaaaataatgaacatttaccATTCATTTTGCATTCACATATTAATGACagtgaaatgttttgttaacTTGTCAGCAACTTTAAGCTTAGGTTAGCCTTTATGGACTAGGCTACGTATGCGTATGCTGTTTTTAAAAGCATCCCATTTTCTGCATCACATGTGCAGGTGTGGAATTGCGAGTTTTGTGGAAATCGCAACGTTGTTGATattgaggaagaagaaaagccAGCAGCTAGTGATGTGACATTTCTTGTTGAACCATCACAGACCACTTTAGCCAGTGGACCTTTGGGCCGAGATGAATCACTGGTTATTTTTTGCATTGACATCTCAGGCAGCATGTGTGTCACATCAGAAGTGGGTTGATGCTAAACTTTATAATGTGGAAGTGTCTATCTTGGCTTTTTTAATTGTAAGAACAGAGACTTGCAAATGTTAAAGTGAAATAcgatatttatttctgtattaaatATTCTCCATTGAAGACATCTTCATTCTTAGTCTGATGTCTTATGGCTTTCAACTCTTGCATGCTTTAttgagaaaagataaaagaaaaattattttgaaaatattgtatttgtaaCATGACTTTCATtccagttttaaaatgtgaccTTAATTCTGTTCACAGTGAAAGGATTTTATTCTTGTTAGGGTctgaaaactatattttaaaagtagatGAATTGCATAGATGCAGTCAGACTTGtaagtttacaaataattttcatagATCAATAGTACCATACTCTGATTCacaatttttcaataatttttgtaGATAAGTGGTTGCAAGTGTCTTTCTCACAAGATTGCACACGTTTTTTTAGATTTCGGGACACATGCGACTGCGTGGGGGAACGCCGCTGCACCGTCTTCGCAGTATGAATGCAAGTGGCGAAGACCAGCACTTGCCACATCAGCGCCGTGATGTGACATATGTTTCAAGACTCCAGGCTGTGCAGGCTGCAGTTGATCATCAGCTGAATGAAATGGCTAAAAATTCGCCCTTTCGTCGAGTTGGTGTCGTCACCTTTAACTGTGATGTAAGTGTTGTGAATATTCTTGCTTGCCCAGTCCCTTGCAGTTATAAGAAAATCATTTCAACTATTATCAGAATTTGCTACTTTTCTATAAGAATGTGTTATACAATTTTATGGTgactttattttctattttgttgctAAGCCtaactgttttgtttacaggtgaCTGTTATTGGAGATGGGACAACCGAAGTGGTAACACTGGCAGGTGAGAAGCTCAAGAACATGGAGGAACTAACAAGACTTGGTTCGGAACTGCCACTGCCTAAAGCCATAAAGGAAACTTGCAGTTTACTTGGAAACAAAGTTTTCGCGTGGGTGCCAGTCctaacattaaaagaaaaatattttaaagtaatgttTTGAATTTATATGCTGGTGGCTTTAATTATATGATGTTTTAGGtatacatttttaacatcaaaagtgcaaacataaaattttcatatttcaaattGTACAGTTAAAGATGATAAAACTGGTAAAGGGATGAGCTGGTCATTATTAAGCATGAATAGATTTCTTGTTGAGTAACCAACATACGGACAGGTCAGACCTGTGCCCAGTCTACTTTGATGCATGAGTCCATCAGGGATGTGATAGATTTATGGACGCCAGTTGCTACATATACATGGCCGGCAGATATGTAGCAGAACAGAACAAATGTTAGTGGCTGGACAGGCCTATTATTGGGTTACTGAAGTTAACTTAAATCCAATCAGAGTCATGTCAGTTGCAGGTTTGGCTGGAACAGGAAATGGCTTTAAATAAATGGATAATAGAGTATCAGAAATTTCTCTTTTCACCGTTGAGTCTATTTCCTTAGTCTTGTGCAATATTATGTTTACTCTGTGAGTGTGGGTTTTAGGTTTTTGAAATGTGCATGTATTGGTGTTATTTGagtgttgttttgtgttctttaaGAAGCCTTTTAACCAGACTCACGCTGCCTACTTGTTTGACTATGccaaattatttatatttaaaaatataccaGTGATACTCAGAATGTGTCCAGTTAAGGAGAGCTCTTTTGAGAATTTAGGATGGTGATAAAATAAGACATACTGTTTACTGCATGTCCATGTGGGACAAAAGTGTAATTGTTGTATGTGCGGTACTGTCTTGCAGGCTTGAAGAAGGTGGGCCAACTGCTCTGGGGTCAGCTCTCGTGGTGGCTCTTAGCATGGCAGCTCACCAGCCAGGGTCAAAGGTGATCTTGTGTACAGATGGTATGGCCAACATTGGTTTGGGTAAACTTGAGGACTTTGGAAGCGAAGATCCAGCTGAATTTTACGAGAAGATTGCCGAGTCTGCCAGTGCTAAAGGGTGAGCCAGTAGCAGCATGCACGAAATAACTTTGGCTAGTTttagaaataatagaaaatatattttgaagccTTGAAGATCACCTTTGTTGAACAAATAATGATGAAACAGTTTCTAGGATTCATTGTAATTGATAAATTTTTTCCGCATTGCATGGTCTTTGTGTCTGTCACCTCCACTATCATCAGCCTCATCATAACTACTGCCTCTGTAATCAATCAGCAATGAACATGATCTTTGCAATGCTGGTCATTATCTGTATTTATTCCTGCTtttgtatgctgatgatactgttATACTTGCTGAAACTGCCAGCGATATGCAGAAAGCATTAGatgctttaaatgtttactgcaaAAAATATGGCCTTCAActaaatactgaaaaaacacaaactatgATCTTCTCACGTGGAAAGATTAGAAAAGTTCCACATCTTTCCTTCAATGGAAAAACAATTGAAGTGGTATGGGAGTATAAGTACCTaggaacagtttttaattataataacaaatttaataaagctataaaattacagtgtgtactggcaaacaaagctatgttttcattgattaagaaatgtagaaaattaGACTTGCCTTTAGACACTCAAATTAACCTATTTGACAGTTGTATAAAACCTATCTTGTTGTATGGAAGTGAAATTTGGGCTTTTGAATCTCTTGATATGTGTGATAGGATGCAACTgagattttgaaaatgttattaaatgtgaaaactaGCACGCCAACATGTATGGTGTTGGGTGAACTGGGCACTTTTCCTGTGTCAATTTTTGCAAAGTGTAGGTTACTGTGTTTTTGGTATAGATTATACATGGAACATAACTCTGGAACCCCTAAACTATCTGTTCTCTTGTTTCATCTGTGCAATTCTCTAGCTGATAGCCCACTATGTAAACCTTCCTGGGTTAGCTATGTACGTTCATTATTAGATTCCTTAGGTTTTTCCACTTTTTGGAAATTTGGCTGTAGTTTTTCTccctgtaattttaaaaacattgtaatgcaACGTCTAAAGGatcaatttattcaaaaatgg
The sequence above is a segment of the Pomacea canaliculata isolate SZHN2017 linkage group LG6, ASM307304v1, whole genome shotgun sequence genome. Coding sequences within it:
- the LOC112566041 gene encoding circularly permutated Ras protein 1-like produces the protein MNFASPYVFYDTGTDAYEEVSDDEFQAGMQVSDSGSDEEPDHDYARPDQATPGVHQSGELAPERDGGLAPVRGDVSVSPQTALCAQLPPTDRISLSPPKRASFTQENKSKPKRQPHWKSSKEKSSSSSDSKPQKRQRSRTFRRADTNVVSVTFDALKTPGTMHAGEAANCARCEAILSHISKLETDGSEKVWNCEFCGNRNVVDIEEEEKPAASDVTFLVEPSQTTLASGPLGRDESLVIFCIDISGSMCVTSEISGHMRLRGGTPLHRLRSMNASGEDQHLPHQRRDVTYVSRLQAVQAAVDHQLNEMAKNSPFRRVGVVTFNCDVTVIGDGTTEVVTLAGEKLKNMEELTRLGSELPLPKAIKETCSLLGNKVFALEEGGPTALGSALVVALSMAAHQPGSKVILCTDGMANIGLGKLEDFGSEDPAEFYEKIAESASAKGVSVSVITIKGTDCKLVHLGKLSEKTGGQVNIVDPLKLNEQFSNILADRIIATGVVATFIVHCDLYIGSEENPESKERREIGNVTAEMEISFEFGIRKKNKPKPKGGQLECITEVSSSLEASSLLKAPIHSTGEPEAMDEGDTAQSNAGSTDGDGHQQDNTTDACRMSDVKREMNVPPELPFQLQIQYTDADGTKALRVLTQKKPVTHDRQLAEEMANVGVIGVHAARLSSDLALQGEYSRSRGVALMHQRLAWRSCHSSRSTSSDENLQAYRTVVSHLKTVENSVQQKQQREVELYGRTHSDDDDDDEEEANLAQPAAMNYEMDATSASTRHPIKGSKVFKKHVRSMDVDDGMAELMYRSRGLSTTSLDWKSKNIKK